In one window of Cheilinus undulatus linkage group 23, ASM1832078v1, whole genome shotgun sequence DNA:
- the ccdc59 gene encoding thyroid transcription factor 1-associated protein 26 homolog produces the protein MAPTAQKMKKGDFTREDGNWKNSKNKTQGVKKKRKWIPETKLFEGSVKEGQGFAFKRKQKVKHEYNKLLRKEKKKNPKMKSLYEEEYPEHLKHLYVAEAEKLRNEAWTHRMNRSKLRMKALEKEEGERGENEEAGDPDPEATGGSELTDSVSGNAEVPAAPEKESLPISNRMRKKMLKKTSFQKTKEEFEAIREKRKKKKEEYLKNKQQREEAIERYNQKKKETFQMLSKKTKKGQPNLNLQMEYLLQKIQGTGK, from the exons ATGGCACCGACAGctcaaaaaatgaagaaagggGATTTTACACGGGAAGATGGCAACTGGAAGAACTCAAAAAACAAGACACAGGGTGtcaagaagaagaggaaatggATCCCCGAGACTAAATTATTCGAAGGGAGCGTGAAGGAAG gTCAGGGCTTTGCTTTTAAAAGGAAGCAGAAAGTCAAACATGAGTACAACAAGCTGCTGcggaaggaaaagaaaaaaaacccaaagatGAAATCACTGTACGAGGAGGAATACCCAGAACACCTCAAACATCTGTACGTGGCAGAGGCAGAGAAGCTGAGGAACGAGGCGTGGACTCATAGAATGAACAGGAGTAAACTGAGAATGAAAGCTctggagaaagaggagggagaaagaggtgaaaatgagGAAGCTGGTGACCCGGATCCAGAGGCAACAGGGGGATCAGAGCTGACGGATTCTGTCTCAGGGAACGCAGAAGTACCGGCAGCTCCAGAGAAAGAAAG TCTTCCAATCAGCAACcgcatgaggaaaaaaatgctgaagAAGACGTCCTTCcagaagacaaaagaagaatTTGAGGCCATCAGGGAAAAacggaaaaagaagaaagag GAGTACCTGAAGaacaagcagcagagagaggaagcCATCGAGAGATACAACCAGAAAAAGAAGGAGACGTTTCAGATGCTGagcaaaaagacaaagaaaggaCAGCCTAACCTGAACCTCCAGATGGAGTATTTGCTTCAAAAAATCCAAGGAACTGGaaaatga
- the LOC121505636 gene encoding protein arginine N-methyltransferase 8-B-like: protein MGLRHSSRCLLLRRKMAEADSSERQQPVTSTLSQSAQPSPLPKPVPTTHHVPCIPHTPHVAGLATCPGRGKIAKFISPEEMTSRDYYFDSYAHFGIHEEMLKDEVRTLTYRNAMYHNKHVFKDKIVLDVGSGTGILSMFAANAGAKHVYGIECSSISEYSEKIIKSNHLHNVITIFKGKVEEVELPVEKVDIIISEWMGYCLFYESMLNTVIFARDKWLKPGGLMFPDRAALYVVAIEDRQYKDFKIHWWENVYGFDMSCIRNVAIKEPLVDVVDPKQVVTNACLLKEVDIYTVKPEDLSFTSAFCLQIQRNDYVHALVTYFNIEFTKCHKKTGFSTAPDAPSTHWKQTVFYLEDYLTVKKGEEIFGSIAVRPNEKNVRDLEFTLELDFKGQLCEAAISHDYKMR, encoded by the exons ATGGGACTGAGGCATTCGTCGCGTTGTTTGCTGCTACGGCGGAAGATGGCGGAGGCGGACAGCTCGGAG CGGCAACAGCCTGTCACATCCACCCTCTCACAGTCTGCCCAGCCCTCCCCACTGCCTAAACCAGTGCCTACTACCCACCATGTGCCCTGCATCCCCCATACGCCTCATGTAGCAGGCCTGGCCACCTGTCCTGGTCGAGGCAAGATAGCAAAGTTCATCAGCCCGGAGGAAATGACATCACGGGACTACTACTTTGACTCATATGCCCATTTTGGCATCCATGAG GAGATGCTAAAAGACGAGGTGCGGACGCTGACCTACAGAAACGCCATGTACCacaacaaacatgttttcaaaGACAAAATCGTCCTGGATGTTGGTAGCGGCACAGGGATCCTCTCCATGTTTGCTGCTAATGCTGGCGCCAAACACGTGTATGGG ATTGAATGTTCAAGTATATCCGAATATTCAGAGAAGATCATCAAGTCCAATCACCTACACAATG TTATTACCATCTTCAAGGGcaaggtggaggaggtggagctgcCTGTAGAGAAGGTGGACATCATCATCTCTGAGTGGATGGGCTATTGCCTCTTCTACGAGTCCATGCTCAACACCGTCATCTTCGCCAGGGACAAGTGGCTG aaACCTGGGGGCCTGATGTTCCCTGACAGAGCAGCTCTTTATGTGGTGGCCATCGAGGATAGGCAGTACAAGGACTTCAAGATTCATT GGTGGGAGAACGTGTACGGATTTGACATGAGCTGCATTCGTAATGTGGCCATCAAAGAGCCTCTGGTGGATGTGGTAGATCCAAAGCAGGTGGTGACTAACGCCTGCCTCCTAAAG GAAGTGGACATCTACACTGTGAAGCCAGAGGACCTGTCCTTCACCTCAGCCTTCTGCTTGCAGATTCAACGCAACGATTATGTCCATGCCTTGGTCACATACTTCAACATCGAGTTCACAAAGTGTCACAAAAAGACTGGCTTCTCCACTG CTCCAGATGCTCCCAGCACACACTGGAAACAGACAGTGTTTTACTTAGAGGACTACTTAACGGTCAAGAAGGGAGAGGAAATCTTTGGTAGTATTGCTGTCCGGCCCAATGAAAAGAACGTG CGTGACTTGGAGTTCACCCTGGAGCTGGACTTTAAAGGACAGCTATGTGAGGCGGCCATTTCCCACGACTATAAAATGCGTTAG
- the LOC121505642 gene encoding EF-hand calcium-binding domain-containing protein 4B-like isoform X2: protein MEEERDQMNGLSPARKSSTWGRIALLEKTKEFFRTCDVEGKGFITRTDMRRLHRELPLSAEELEDVFDSLDTDHKGYLTLEAFSSGFSQFLHGRRISVADDQIQAPGSVFRAKEAFYQYQWESKLSGVEDEEERHFCMLLESLGAINVFEDPGEVRSLWAQLRRDEPHLLTNFEEFLARVTHQIKEAHQEKKEMESALQRRAATHDSEIRNLYEEMEAQIKNEKDRLLLKDSERLQVRSQELEDQLSAKEKELELLFQKQKRLENQCLELNSEKQESQVENVKLKMTNDELSRALESTSQELVLAQEQLAMLQEQAARLQQEKEMEMYRVTEGLQREKQSLMKQLDLLREMNKHLKDERDICCGVPRSSLRKKQKQRTGLGDLFDDPSQTPKSSEDDTTAITQSYASTVSAPVCQQWPAAKKNLTNGYTNHAPTKANDVKAKAKIAPSKIPALKRTTGRVRERPRRTEIEKTTGVEEEVLDSPPGGWPLRRVISIEEDHLPHLLQGGPQPLLHQLSEEDDEVDEEEEEEDAQSDLETSVVVTGDPNANLSSSQASLPALEENSLTRKFSFNCTKRTPMSPRGQPVGKETQQKAKEGELFIPDRLFKVVLVGNSSVGKTSLLRSFCEGRFHSSTTATVGIDYSVKTLTLDNTQVAIQLWDTAGQERFRSITKQFFRKADGVVVMYDITLEDSFWAVQPWLNNVQEAAGEGVPILLLGNKMDMDGQRQVSFRVAEQLAFENRVIFFEVSAYTGKNVNESLTHLARVLIQQEDRVREKTVILSNQPIKRRACCK, encoded by the exons atggaggaggagagggaccagATGAATGGACTGAGCCCAGCGAGGAAAAGCTCCACCTGGGGTCGAATCGCCCTGCTGGAGAAAACCAAGGAGTTCTTCAGGACCTGTGATGTGGAGGGCAAAGGCTTCATTACCCGCACCGATATGAGG AGACTCCACAGAGAGCTGCCTCTGTCTGCAGAGGAGCTGGAGGATGTGTTTGACTCTTTGGATACAGACCACAAGGGTTACCTCACGCTGGAGGCATTCTCCTCTGGATTCA GTCAGTTCCTGCATGGTCGGAGGATTTCTGTAGCTGATGACCAAATTCAAGCCCCAGGCTCCGTCTTTAGGGCAAAGGAGGCGTTTTATCAGTACCAATGGGAATCTAAGCTGTCGGGAGTCGAAGACGAAGAGGAGAGGCACTTCTGCATGCTGCTGGAAAGCCTGGGTGCCATCAATGTGTTTGAAGA TCCAGGTGAGGTGCGAAGTCTTTGGGCCCAGCTCCGGCGAGATGAGCCTCACCTTCTGACCAATTTTGAAGAGTTCTTGGCCAGGGTGACCCATCAGATCAAAGAAGCCCACcaggagaagaaggagatggagagcGCCCTCCAGAG GAGGGCTGCAACACACGATAGTGAAATCCGCAATCTGTACGAAGAGATGGAGGCGCAGATCAAAAATGAGAAAGACAGACTGCTTCTAAAG GACTCAGAGCGTCTTCAGGTGCGCAGTCAGGAACTGGAGGACCAACTGTCTGCAAAAGAGAAGGAGCTGGAACTTCTTTTCCAGAAGCAGAAGAGA TTAGAGAATCAGTGTCTGGAGCTGAACAGCGAGAAGCAGGAGAGCCAAGTGGAGAACGTCAAGCTGAAGATGACCAACGACGAGCTGTCCCGTGCGCTGGAGAGCACCAGCCAGGAGCTGGTGCTGGCACAGGAGCAGCTGGCCATGCTGCAGGAGCAGGCGGCGCGGCTGCAGCAGGAGAAAGAAAT GGAAATGTACAGAGTAACAGAggggctgcagagagagaagcaaAGTCTCATGAAGCAGCTTGATCTCCTCAG AGAGATGAACAAGCATTTAAAAGATGAGCGAGACATATGCTGTGGTGTA CCTCGCAGCTCGCTCAGAAAGAAGCAGAAGCAGAGAACGGGCCTTGGTGACTTGTTTGATGACCCTAGCCAGACACCAAAAAG CAGCGAGGATGACACAACAGCCATCACCCAGTCCTACGCTAGCACTGTTAGTGCTCCAGTGTGCCAGCAATggcctgcagcgaagaaaaacTTAACTAACGGCTACACCAACCACGCTCCGACGAAAGCCAACGATGTAAAAGCAAAGGCTAAAATAGCACCATCAAAGATTCCTGCTCTTAAGAGGACGACAGGGAGAGTCAGAGAGAGACCAAGAAGAACAGAGATTGAGAAGACAACAGGTGTGGAGGAGGAGGTTTTGGACTCCCCTCCAGGCGGGTGGCCATTACGAAGAGTTATCTCCATTGAGGAGGACCACCTGCCGCACCTCCTCCAAGGTGGGCCTCAGCCTCTTCTGCACCAGCTCAGCGAGGAGGACGATGAAGtagacgaggaggaggaggaagaggacgCTCAGAGCGACTTGGAGACAAGCGTAGTCGTCACAGGTGACCCCAATGCCAACCTGTCCTCGAGTCAGGCTTCGCTTCCGGCATTGGAGGAAAATTCACTGACAAGAAAATTCAGCTTTAACTGCACGAAGAGGACGCCGATGTCTCCTAGAGGACAGCCTGTAGGGAAAGAAACGCAGCAA aaagCAAAAGAAGGAGAGCTTTTTATCCCTGACCGTCTCTTTAAAGTGGTCCTAGTTGGAAACTCAAGTGTGGGCAAGACGTCCCTGCTCCGCTCCTTCTGTGAGGGCCGTTTCCATTCCTCCACAACTGCTACTGTGG GAATTGACTACAGTGTGAAGACACTAACCCTGGACAACACACAGGTGGCCATACAGCTTTGGGACACAGCAGGTCAAGAGAG GTTCCGCAGCATAACCAAGCAGTTCTTTCGCAAGGCAGATGGAGTTGTGGTCATGTATGACATCACACTTGAGGACAGCTTCTGGGCTGTGCAGCCATGGCTCAACAATGTCCAG GAGGCAGCAGGAGAAGGGGTCCCAATCCTCCTTTTGGGCAACAAAATGGACATGGATGGCCAAAGGCAGGTTTCATTCCGAGTAGCTGAGCAGCTGGCTTTT GAAAACAGAGTGATCTTCTTTGAGGTCAGCGCCTACACGGGCAAGAACGTGAACGAGTCCCTGACACACCTTGCCAG AGTGCTAATCCAGCAGGAGgacagagtgagagagaaaacagtCATCCTCAGTAACCAGCCAATAAAGAGGAGAGCCTGCTGCAAGTGA
- the LOC121505642 gene encoding EF-hand calcium-binding domain-containing protein 4B-like isoform X1 — translation MEEERDQMNGLSPARKSSTWGRIALLEKTKEFFRTCDVEGKGFITRTDMRRLHRELPLSAEELEDVFDSLDTDHKGYLTLEAFSSGFSQFLHGRRISVADDQIQAPGSVFRAKEAFYQYQWESKLSGVEDEEERHFCMLLESLGAINVFEDPGEVRSLWAQLRRDEPHLLTNFEEFLARVTHQIKEAHQEKKEMESALQRRAATHDSEIRNLYEEMEAQIKNEKDRLLLKDSERLQVRSQELEDQLSAKEKELELLFQKQKRLENQCLELNSEKQESQVENVKLKMTNDELSRALESTSQELVLAQEQLAMLQEQAARLQQEKEMEMYRVTEGLQREKQSLMKQLDLLREMNKHLKDERDICCGVPRSSLRKKQKQRTGLGDLFDDPSQTPKRAPLLVDGSYQSLEALPIEHLQIVFVASSSSSEDDTTAITQSYASTVSAPVCQQWPAAKKNLTNGYTNHAPTKANDVKAKAKIAPSKIPALKRTTGRVRERPRRTEIEKTTGVEEEVLDSPPGGWPLRRVISIEEDHLPHLLQGGPQPLLHQLSEEDDEVDEEEEEEDAQSDLETSVVVTGDPNANLSSSQASLPALEENSLTRKFSFNCTKRTPMSPRGQPVGKETQQKAKEGELFIPDRLFKVVLVGNSSVGKTSLLRSFCEGRFHSSTTATVGIDYSVKTLTLDNTQVAIQLWDTAGQERFRSITKQFFRKADGVVVMYDITLEDSFWAVQPWLNNVQEAAGEGVPILLLGNKMDMDGQRQVSFRVAEQLAFENRVIFFEVSAYTGKNVNESLTHLARVLIQQEDRVREKTVILSNQPIKRRACCK, via the exons atggaggaggagagggaccagATGAATGGACTGAGCCCAGCGAGGAAAAGCTCCACCTGGGGTCGAATCGCCCTGCTGGAGAAAACCAAGGAGTTCTTCAGGACCTGTGATGTGGAGGGCAAAGGCTTCATTACCCGCACCGATATGAGG AGACTCCACAGAGAGCTGCCTCTGTCTGCAGAGGAGCTGGAGGATGTGTTTGACTCTTTGGATACAGACCACAAGGGTTACCTCACGCTGGAGGCATTCTCCTCTGGATTCA GTCAGTTCCTGCATGGTCGGAGGATTTCTGTAGCTGATGACCAAATTCAAGCCCCAGGCTCCGTCTTTAGGGCAAAGGAGGCGTTTTATCAGTACCAATGGGAATCTAAGCTGTCGGGAGTCGAAGACGAAGAGGAGAGGCACTTCTGCATGCTGCTGGAAAGCCTGGGTGCCATCAATGTGTTTGAAGA TCCAGGTGAGGTGCGAAGTCTTTGGGCCCAGCTCCGGCGAGATGAGCCTCACCTTCTGACCAATTTTGAAGAGTTCTTGGCCAGGGTGACCCATCAGATCAAAGAAGCCCACcaggagaagaaggagatggagagcGCCCTCCAGAG GAGGGCTGCAACACACGATAGTGAAATCCGCAATCTGTACGAAGAGATGGAGGCGCAGATCAAAAATGAGAAAGACAGACTGCTTCTAAAG GACTCAGAGCGTCTTCAGGTGCGCAGTCAGGAACTGGAGGACCAACTGTCTGCAAAAGAGAAGGAGCTGGAACTTCTTTTCCAGAAGCAGAAGAGA TTAGAGAATCAGTGTCTGGAGCTGAACAGCGAGAAGCAGGAGAGCCAAGTGGAGAACGTCAAGCTGAAGATGACCAACGACGAGCTGTCCCGTGCGCTGGAGAGCACCAGCCAGGAGCTGGTGCTGGCACAGGAGCAGCTGGCCATGCTGCAGGAGCAGGCGGCGCGGCTGCAGCAGGAGAAAGAAAT GGAAATGTACAGAGTAACAGAggggctgcagagagagaagcaaAGTCTCATGAAGCAGCTTGATCTCCTCAG AGAGATGAACAAGCATTTAAAAGATGAGCGAGACATATGCTGTGGTGTA CCTCGCAGCTCGCTCAGAAAGAAGCAGAAGCAGAGAACGGGCCTTGGTGACTTGTTTGATGACCCTAGCCAGACACCAAAAAG AGCCCCACTGTTGGTGGACGGGTCCTACCAGTCTTTGGAGGCCTTGCCTATAGAGCACCTTCAAATCGTGTTTGTTGCTTCCTCCTCCAGCAGCGAGGATGACACAACAGCCATCACCCAGTCCTACGCTAGCACTGTTAGTGCTCCAGTGTGCCAGCAATggcctgcagcgaagaaaaacTTAACTAACGGCTACACCAACCACGCTCCGACGAAAGCCAACGATGTAAAAGCAAAGGCTAAAATAGCACCATCAAAGATTCCTGCTCTTAAGAGGACGACAGGGAGAGTCAGAGAGAGACCAAGAAGAACAGAGATTGAGAAGACAACAGGTGTGGAGGAGGAGGTTTTGGACTCCCCTCCAGGCGGGTGGCCATTACGAAGAGTTATCTCCATTGAGGAGGACCACCTGCCGCACCTCCTCCAAGGTGGGCCTCAGCCTCTTCTGCACCAGCTCAGCGAGGAGGACGATGAAGtagacgaggaggaggaggaagaggacgCTCAGAGCGACTTGGAGACAAGCGTAGTCGTCACAGGTGACCCCAATGCCAACCTGTCCTCGAGTCAGGCTTCGCTTCCGGCATTGGAGGAAAATTCACTGACAAGAAAATTCAGCTTTAACTGCACGAAGAGGACGCCGATGTCTCCTAGAGGACAGCCTGTAGGGAAAGAAACGCAGCAA aaagCAAAAGAAGGAGAGCTTTTTATCCCTGACCGTCTCTTTAAAGTGGTCCTAGTTGGAAACTCAAGTGTGGGCAAGACGTCCCTGCTCCGCTCCTTCTGTGAGGGCCGTTTCCATTCCTCCACAACTGCTACTGTGG GAATTGACTACAGTGTGAAGACACTAACCCTGGACAACACACAGGTGGCCATACAGCTTTGGGACACAGCAGGTCAAGAGAG GTTCCGCAGCATAACCAAGCAGTTCTTTCGCAAGGCAGATGGAGTTGTGGTCATGTATGACATCACACTTGAGGACAGCTTCTGGGCTGTGCAGCCATGGCTCAACAATGTCCAG GAGGCAGCAGGAGAAGGGGTCCCAATCCTCCTTTTGGGCAACAAAATGGACATGGATGGCCAAAGGCAGGTTTCATTCCGAGTAGCTGAGCAGCTGGCTTTT GAAAACAGAGTGATCTTCTTTGAGGTCAGCGCCTACACGGGCAAGAACGTGAACGAGTCCCTGACACACCTTGCCAG AGTGCTAATCCAGCAGGAGgacagagtgagagagaaaacagtCATCCTCAGTAACCAGCCAATAAAGAGGAGAGCCTGCTGCAAGTGA